From Ciona intestinalis unplaced genomic scaffold, KH HT000025.2, whole genome shotgun sequence, the proteins below share one genomic window:
- the LOC101242355 gene encoding syntaxin-1A-like isoform X4 → MRDRLQELKNGMPGDMDDDDDVAVQVEADGDNMSEFFKQVEEIRGYIDVISTKVQEVKILHSDILSAPQTDDATNEKMEDCMADIKRNANKVRGKLKLIERNMEENSNVLPADLRMQKTQHSTLSRKFIHVMTEYNATQNDYRERCKARIQRQLEITGKQVSDNEIEDMLERGKDGSSAIFTGGIIMDTQQTKQALNDIEARHNDIIKLETSIKELHDMFMDMAMLVEQQGEMVNQIEYNVTSAASYVETANTEIKKAVKYQSAARKKKIIIIVIILIVLGVIGLIVGLTVG, encoded by the exons ATGAGAGACAGATTACAAGAACtgaaaaat GGCATGCCGGGCGACATGGACGACGATGACGACGTTGCCGTTCAAGTTGAAGCTGATGGCGACAATATGTCTGAGTTCTTTAAACAG GTTGAAGAGATACGAGGCTACATTGATGTAATATCAACCAAAGTAcaagaagttaaaatattacacaGCGATATTTTGTCCGCACCACAAACTGATGATG CCACCAATGAGAAGATGGAGGACTGCATGGCCGATATAAAGAGGAACGCGAATAAAGTTCGAGGAAAACTGAAGTTGATTGAACGAAATAtggaagaaaattcaaatgttTTGCCCGCAGATCTAAGAATGCAAAAAACTCAA CACTCAACGTTATCGCGCAAGTTCATTCATGTAATGACGGAATATAACGCGACACAAAACGATTATCGTGAACGCTGTAAAGCAAGAATACAACGCCAGCTTGAAATAACAGGGAAACAGGTGTCAGATAATGAGATCGAAGATATGTTGGAACGAGGAAAGGATGGAAGCTCTGCTATATTTACTGGAGGG ATAATCATGGACACTCAGCAAACTAAACAAGCTTTGAACGATATCGAAGCTCGccataatgacatcataaagctTGAAACAAGTATAAAGGAGTTACATGATATGTTTATGGACATGGCTATGCTAGTAGAACAACAG GGTGAAATGGTGAACCAAATAGAATACAACGTAACGAGCGCTGCAAGTTACGTTGAAACTGCCAATACTGAGATTAAAAAAGCCGTTAAATATCAAAGCGCTGCGCGAAAG aaaaaaattatcatcATCGTAATCATTCTTATTGTGCTCGGTGTCATTGgacttatagtagggttaACTGTTGGTTAA
- the LOC101242355 gene encoding syntaxin-1A-like isoform X3 codes for MRDRLQELKNGMPGDMDDDDDVAVQVEADGDNMSEFFKQVEEIRGYIDVISTKVQEVKILHSDILSAPQTDDATNEKMEDCMADIKRNANKVRGKLKLIERNMEENSNVLPADLRMQKTQHSTLSRKFIHVMTEYNATQNDYRERCKARIQRQLEITGKQVSDNEIEDMLERGKDGSSAIFTGGIIMDTQQTKQALNDIEARHNDIIKLETSIKELHDMFMDMAMLVEQQGEIIDRIEYNVEHSVDYVERAVSDTKKAVKYQSKARRKKICMIVCCIILLIIIISIILSSVPM; via the exons ATGAGAGACAGATTACAAGAACtgaaaaat GGCATGCCGGGCGACATGGACGACGATGACGACGTTGCCGTTCAAGTTGAAGCTGATGGCGACAATATGTCTGAGTTCTTTAAACAG GTTGAAGAGATACGAGGCTACATTGATGTAATATCAACCAAAGTAcaagaagttaaaatattacacaGCGATATTTTGTCCGCACCACAAACTGATGATG CCACCAATGAGAAGATGGAGGACTGCATGGCCGATATAAAGAGGAACGCGAATAAAGTTCGAGGAAAACTGAAGTTGATTGAACGAAATAtggaagaaaattcaaatgttTTGCCCGCAGATCTAAGAATGCAAAAAACTCAA CACTCAACGTTATCGCGCAAGTTCATTCATGTAATGACGGAATATAACGCGACACAAAACGATTATCGTGAACGCTGTAAAGCAAGAATACAACGCCAGCTTGAAATAACAGGGAAACAGGTGTCAGATAATGAGATCGAAGATATGTTGGAACGAGGAAAGGATGGAAGCTCTGCTATATTTACTGGAGGG ATAATCATGGACACTCAGCAAACTAAACAAGCTTTGAACGATATCGAAGCTCGccataatgacatcataaagctTGAAACAAGTATAAAGGAGTTACATGATATGTTTATGGACATGGCTATGCTAGTAGAACAACAG GGAGAGATTATTGatagaatagaatacaatGTGGAACATTCGGTTGATTACGTGGAGCGAGCCGTCTCAGACACCAAGAAAGCAGTCAAGTATCAGAGCAAAGCAAGAAGG AAGAAGATTTGTATGATTGTGTGCTGCATCATCCTCCTTATAATCATCATATCAATAATACTCAGTAGTGTACCTATGTag
- the LOC101242355 gene encoding syntaxin-1A-like isoform X1: protein MRDRLQELKNGMPGDMDDDDDVAVQVEADGDNMSEFFKQVEEIRGYIDVISTKVQEVKILHSDILSAPQTDDATNEKMEDCMADIKRNANKVRGKLKLIERNMEENSNVLPADLRMQKTQHSTLSRKFIHVMTEYNATQNDYRERCKARIQRQLEITGKQVSDNEIEDMLERGKDGSSAIFTGGIIMDTQQTKQALNDIEARHNDIIKLETSIKELHDMFMDMAMLVEQQGEMVNQIEYNVTSAASYVETANTEIKKAVKYQSAARKVKVILPTPFTPPPTPPLNPIPAPKSLVPHKGRDY from the exons ATGAGAGACAGATTACAAGAACtgaaaaat GGCATGCCGGGCGACATGGACGACGATGACGACGTTGCCGTTCAAGTTGAAGCTGATGGCGACAATATGTCTGAGTTCTTTAAACAG GTTGAAGAGATACGAGGCTACATTGATGTAATATCAACCAAAGTAcaagaagttaaaatattacacaGCGATATTTTGTCCGCACCACAAACTGATGATG CCACCAATGAGAAGATGGAGGACTGCATGGCCGATATAAAGAGGAACGCGAATAAAGTTCGAGGAAAACTGAAGTTGATTGAACGAAATAtggaagaaaattcaaatgttTTGCCCGCAGATCTAAGAATGCAAAAAACTCAA CACTCAACGTTATCGCGCAAGTTCATTCATGTAATGACGGAATATAACGCGACACAAAACGATTATCGTGAACGCTGTAAAGCAAGAATACAACGCCAGCTTGAAATAACAGGGAAACAGGTGTCAGATAATGAGATCGAAGATATGTTGGAACGAGGAAAGGATGGAAGCTCTGCTATATTTACTGGAGGG ATAATCATGGACACTCAGCAAACTAAACAAGCTTTGAACGATATCGAAGCTCGccataatgacatcataaagctTGAAACAAGTATAAAGGAGTTACATGATATGTTTATGGACATGGCTATGCTAGTAGAACAACAG GGTGAAATGGTGAACCAAATAGAATACAACGTAACGAGCGCTGCAAGTTACGTTGAAACTGCCAATACTGAGATTAAAAAAGCCGTTAAATATCAAAGCGCTGCGCGAAAGGTAAAAGTAATCTTACCGACCCCTTTTACCCCACCCCCTACCCCCCCTTTGAACCCCATACCTGCCCCTAAATCTTTGGTACCCCACAAAGGGAGAGATTATTGa
- the LOC101242355 gene encoding syntaxin-1A-like isoform X2, whose amino-acid sequence MRDRLQELKNGMPGDMDDDDDVAVQVEADGDNMSEFFKQVEEIRGYIDVISTKVQEVKILHSDILSAPQTDDATNEKMEDCMADIKRNANKVRGKLKLIERNMEENSNVLPADLRMQKTQHSTLSRKFIHVMTEYNATQNDYRERCKARIQRQLEITGKQVSDNEIEDMLERGKDGSSAIFTGGIIMDTQQTKQALNDIEARHNDIIKLETSIKELHDMFMDMAMLVEQQGEMVNQIEYNVTSAASYVETANTEIKKAVKYQSAARKKKIIIIVIVLIVLAVIGIIVGVSVGTKT is encoded by the exons ATGAGAGACAGATTACAAGAACtgaaaaat GGCATGCCGGGCGACATGGACGACGATGACGACGTTGCCGTTCAAGTTGAAGCTGATGGCGACAATATGTCTGAGTTCTTTAAACAG GTTGAAGAGATACGAGGCTACATTGATGTAATATCAACCAAAGTAcaagaagttaaaatattacacaGCGATATTTTGTCCGCACCACAAACTGATGATG CCACCAATGAGAAGATGGAGGACTGCATGGCCGATATAAAGAGGAACGCGAATAAAGTTCGAGGAAAACTGAAGTTGATTGAACGAAATAtggaagaaaattcaaatgttTTGCCCGCAGATCTAAGAATGCAAAAAACTCAA CACTCAACGTTATCGCGCAAGTTCATTCATGTAATGACGGAATATAACGCGACACAAAACGATTATCGTGAACGCTGTAAAGCAAGAATACAACGCCAGCTTGAAATAACAGGGAAACAGGTGTCAGATAATGAGATCGAAGATATGTTGGAACGAGGAAAGGATGGAAGCTCTGCTATATTTACTGGAGGG ATAATCATGGACACTCAGCAAACTAAACAAGCTTTGAACGATATCGAAGCTCGccataatgacatcataaagctTGAAACAAGTATAAAGGAGTTACATGATATGTTTATGGACATGGCTATGCTAGTAGAACAACAG GGTGAAATGGTGAACCAAATAGAATACAACGTAACGAGCGCTGCAAGTTACGTTGAAACTGCCAATACTGAGATTAAAAAAGCCGTTAAATATCAAAGCGCTGCGCGAAAG aaaaaaattatcatcATCGTAATTGTTCTAATTGTGCTTGCTGTAATTGGAATTATAGTAGGGGTTTCTGTCGGTACTAAGACTTAA